The following are encoded together in the Pseudoalteromonas ruthenica genome:
- a CDS encoding AmpG family muropeptide MFS transporter yields MSHNPVSLQTFFNYFRDRRLLTIFIFGISSGFPWVLIGSVMSAWLKDEGLSRSMIGLFGMVFGAYSINFLWSPLVDRVKIPYVTAWLGQRRSWLLCCQCVILLGTLAMAFVDIGAQLYLVALLALVIATASATQDIAIDAYRIDILDENESEKMSAAAAMATCGWWTGYALLGAMPFFAADIPGIDWPDVYLALALIVAALIAYVFVANEPLSNREHIHEQLEHQYQQKLQQHSNALPLVLKKTLAWLGVTIIEPLRSFFAKNGVKTAIALLAFIFLFKIGEAFLARMSIVFYKEVGFSNSDIATFSKLGTAVLTIIFAFLGSLFNARFGIVKGLFISGVAMAASNLMFSWIAVAGPKLHLYALAIILDGFTQAWSLVAMVAFISMLCDRAFSATHYALLASLGNLGRTLLSGYSGVVVDDWLHGDWSTLFILTALMVLPSLLFLYLIRKRLYQLEQQYHARSAKVKE; encoded by the coding sequence ATGAGCCATAACCCCGTATCACTTCAGACTTTTTTCAATTACTTTCGTGATCGCCGCTTACTCACTATTTTTATTTTTGGCATCAGCAGCGGCTTTCCTTGGGTGTTGATCGGCTCGGTGATGAGTGCGTGGCTTAAAGATGAGGGCTTAAGCCGCAGTATGATTGGCTTATTTGGCATGGTGTTTGGTGCCTACTCTATTAACTTCCTGTGGTCACCTTTGGTTGATCGGGTCAAAATTCCTTATGTGACTGCCTGGCTTGGGCAACGCCGAAGTTGGTTGCTTTGCTGTCAGTGCGTGATATTACTGGGCACGCTGGCTATGGCTTTTGTTGATATAGGCGCACAGCTGTATCTAGTGGCGCTGCTTGCCCTGGTAATTGCCACTGCTTCTGCCACTCAAGATATTGCAATTGATGCTTATCGTATTGATATTTTGGATGAAAATGAAAGTGAAAAGATGTCGGCAGCGGCGGCAATGGCAACCTGTGGTTGGTGGACAGGTTATGCTCTACTCGGTGCCATGCCTTTTTTCGCCGCTGATATCCCCGGCATTGATTGGCCAGATGTCTACCTCGCATTGGCGCTGATAGTTGCCGCTCTCATTGCCTATGTGTTTGTTGCTAACGAACCACTGTCAAACCGTGAGCATATTCATGAACAGTTGGAACATCAGTATCAGCAAAAGTTACAACAACATTCTAACGCTCTTCCGTTAGTATTGAAAAAAACCTTGGCTTGGTTAGGAGTCACCATCATCGAGCCGCTACGCAGCTTTTTTGCTAAAAATGGCGTGAAAACCGCTATTGCTCTGCTAGCGTTTATTTTCTTATTCAAAATTGGTGAGGCATTTTTAGCGCGAATGTCCATCGTTTTCTACAAAGAAGTGGGCTTTAGCAATTCCGATATAGCCACCTTTTCGAAACTCGGTACGGCGGTACTAACGATTATTTTCGCGTTCCTAGGGAGTTTATTCAATGCCCGCTTTGGTATTGTAAAAGGGCTATTTATCAGTGGCGTGGCAATGGCTGCGTCGAATTTAATGTTTTCTTGGATAGCCGTTGCTGGCCCTAAGCTGCATTTATATGCGTTGGCCATCATTTTAGACGGTTTTACTCAAGCTTGGTCACTGGTTGCTATGGTTGCGTTTATTTCCATGCTGTGCGATCGCGCTTTCAGCGCTACGCACTACGCGCTGCTGGCTTCATTGGGCAACCTGGGGCGCACTTTGCTCTCTGGATACAGTGGTGTGGTGGTTGATGATTGGCTTCACGGCGACTGGTCCACGCTCTTTATACTGACTGCACTTATGGTGCTGCCATCACTACTATTTTTATATCTAATTAGAAAACGGTTATACCAGCTTGAACAACAGTATCATGCACGTTCAGCGAAGGTTAAAGAATAA
- a CDS encoding helix-turn-helix domain-containing protein — MMGKTVSSEENGRLTKWLKDKRHEKGHTMRSLAQVLGTPHSFIGKIENQERRLDVIEFMRYCDALEVDPYEGLSLLQEQA; from the coding sequence ATGATGGGTAAAACCGTTTCTTCCGAAGAAAACGGAAGACTAACAAAGTGGCTAAAAGACAAACGCCATGAAAAAGGCCACACTATGCGCAGCTTGGCTCAAGTTTTGGGCACGCCGCACTCTTTTATCGGTAAAATAGAAAACCAAGAACGTCGTTTAGATGTTATTGAGTTCATGCGTTATTGCGACGCCCTTGAAGTTGACCCTTATGAAGGTCTATCACTACTTCAAGAACAAGCGTAA
- the erpA gene encoding iron-sulfur cluster insertion protein ErpA produces the protein MSEQLPIKFSDAAAARVKQLIEEEENPSLMLRVYVTGGGCSGFQYGFTFAEQANPGDMQIEKNGVTLVVDPMSIQYLVDGEVDYTEGLEGSRFFVNNPNATTTCGCGASFSV, from the coding sequence ATGTCCGAGCAATTACCAATTAAATTCAGTGATGCCGCTGCTGCGCGTGTAAAGCAGCTTATTGAAGAGGAAGAGAATCCTTCCTTGATGCTGCGCGTTTATGTCACTGGTGGCGGCTGTTCAGGCTTTCAGTATGGCTTCACGTTTGCGGAGCAGGCCAATCCAGGCGACATGCAGATAGAAAAAAATGGTGTCACCTTAGTGGTCGACCCAATGAGTATTCAATACCTAGTTGACGGTGAAGTCGATTATACCGAAGGGCTTGAGGGGTCACGCTTTTTTGTGAATAACCCGAATGCCACTACAACCTGTGGCTGTGGTGCTAGCTTTAGCGTGTAA
- a CDS encoding chloride channel protein, translating into MQLEALRRRLARPKTSIQLCLLGIAAGLIAAGLIILFRLTIVLVQNIFLDNFDDFTTLSALERFLLPVGTACIIALFAYLTGFKHYRLGIPFVIHRMKIHYGQMPFYNTVNQFFGGALALISGFSVGREGPSVHMGATGASMLANQLHLPYNAMRTLSGCGVAAGIAASFNTPLAAVIFVMEVVLREYKVHIFVPIMLAAVTGALATQFVFGDDIELALISVTPLSFWHYPYLVICGMTLGAIAYAFNKNLMLIIRTFKPLSMLPRLIIAGIIAGGIGYLVPQAMGSGMSAITIATHSPDNVQLLLTILIAKLLATLFAIGLGIPGGLIGPVIGLGVIMGTLMSFFAHLVAPGTDVAGTYGVLGMAGLLAATLHAPLASLTAVMELTSSPQIIVPAMLVIVTAYVTALQVFGNRSIFLQQLDFQGLTYQVSPATEALQKVGIMAEMNEDFKLLYAEDKEQIKESLDNLDGQTPLIVYDEENGYRLAEYDLNLMSEENINIRYVTLEGVSSQATLSDAFDVLKDKRSGAVYVYDMHDHKEILGIMRWDQIRHILTIRNALL; encoded by the coding sequence ATGCAACTAGAGGCGCTAAGACGACGCCTTGCTCGCCCTAAAACCTCAATCCAGCTTTGCCTTCTCGGTATTGCCGCAGGTTTGATTGCAGCGGGATTAATTATTCTATTTCGTTTGACTATTGTGTTAGTACAAAACATCTTTCTAGATAATTTTGATGACTTTACCACCTTATCGGCATTAGAACGGTTTTTACTGCCTGTTGGCACAGCCTGTATTATCGCACTGTTTGCCTACCTTACTGGCTTTAAGCACTACCGCCTTGGTATTCCCTTTGTTATTCACCGTATGAAAATACACTACGGACAAATGCCTTTTTATAACACAGTAAACCAGTTCTTTGGCGGTGCTCTAGCATTGATTAGTGGTTTTTCGGTAGGTCGTGAAGGCCCCTCCGTTCATATGGGCGCAACAGGCGCAAGCATGCTTGCTAACCAGCTCCACCTGCCCTATAACGCCATGCGGACACTCAGCGGTTGTGGCGTAGCCGCAGGGATTGCAGCCTCCTTTAACACCCCTTTGGCAGCGGTAATTTTCGTTATGGAAGTGGTGCTACGTGAATACAAAGTGCATATCTTTGTTCCTATTATGCTCGCCGCCGTTACCGGGGCTTTAGCCACTCAGTTCGTTTTTGGTGATGACATAGAGTTAGCGCTGATCAGCGTTACTCCACTGAGCTTTTGGCATTATCCCTACTTAGTCATCTGCGGCATGACCTTAGGCGCCATCGCCTATGCCTTTAACAAAAACCTGATGCTCATTATTCGCACCTTTAAACCCTTATCAATGCTGCCACGATTGATTATTGCTGGCATTATTGCCGGGGGCATCGGTTACCTGGTGCCGCAAGCAATGGGCTCGGGAATGAGCGCCATTACTATCGCTACTCATTCACCGGATAATGTACAACTGCTGCTGACCATATTAATCGCTAAACTACTGGCGACATTGTTTGCCATCGGCTTAGGTATACCTGGCGGCCTGATTGGCCCGGTTATTGGTTTGGGAGTTATTATGGGCACCTTAATGTCATTTTTCGCCCACCTTGTTGCCCCGGGCACCGACGTTGCTGGCACTTATGGCGTATTAGGCATGGCCGGATTACTTGCCGCAACTCTGCATGCGCCACTGGCATCGCTGACAGCGGTGATGGAGCTCACTTCCAGTCCGCAAATTATTGTTCCAGCAATGTTAGTAATTGTGACCGCTTACGTCACCGCCTTACAAGTGTTTGGCAACCGCTCTATTTTCCTACAGCAACTCGACTTTCAGGGGCTGACCTACCAAGTATCTCCAGCCACGGAGGCACTGCAAAAAGTCGGTATCATGGCAGAGATGAATGAGGACTTTAAGCTGCTATACGCCGAGGACAAAGAGCAAATCAAAGAGTCTTTGGATAATCTCGACGGACAAACGCCGCTGATTGTTTATGATGAAGAAAATGGTTACCGACTCGCGGAATATGATCTTAATTTAATGTCTGAGGAAAATATCAATATCCGCTACGTTACGCTCGAAGGGGTGAGCTCACAGGCCACCCTATCGGATGCCTTCGATGTGCTCAAAGACAAGCGCAGCGGCGCCGTGTATGTGTATGATATGCACGATCACAAAGAAATTCTGGGAATTATGCGCTGGGATCAAATCCGCCACATTCTCACTATTCGTAATGCCTTACTCTAA
- a CDS encoding CopD family protein: MSLILVYKALHLFFMVAWFAGIFYLPRLFVYHALNEEKSCSSMLKVMERRLLLFVTPFAILTAVFGVLMIVEYGREWFRASMWLHYKLTLVLILYAYHGYCFKLLSDFKHDKNTRSDRFYRIFNELPVLVLLAIIFLAVLKPAL, from the coding sequence ATGTCACTGATTTTGGTATATAAAGCTCTACACCTATTTTTCATGGTTGCCTGGTTCGCTGGTATTTTTTATTTACCACGCTTGTTTGTTTATCACGCGCTCAACGAAGAGAAATCATGCAGCTCTATGCTAAAAGTTATGGAGCGCCGGTTACTCCTGTTCGTTACCCCGTTTGCGATTTTAACTGCGGTGTTTGGGGTACTGATGATCGTCGAGTATGGCCGCGAGTGGTTTCGCGCTAGCATGTGGCTGCACTACAAACTCACTTTAGTGCTTATTTTGTACGCCTATCATGGCTACTGTTTTAAACTATTAAGTGATTTTAAACACGACAAAAACACCCGTAGTGATCGGTTTTATCGTATTTTCAATGAACTTCCCGTGTTAGTACTGCTGGCAATCATCTTTTTGGCAGTATTAAAGCCGGCACTCTAA
- a CDS encoding aspartate carbamoyltransferase: MLRFLGENILSVNQLDRESIEHIFAVAKRMEPYAKKQKRTKVLEGAILANLFFEPSTRTRVSFGTAFNLLGGLVRETTGMQSSALAKGESLYDTARVISAYADAVAMRHPDAGSVAEFATGCSVPVLNGGDGPNEHPTQALLDLLTIDRELNRFGQKIDGMHIALVGDLKYGRTVHSLSKLLCHYKDVRFTMVAPDGLQMPQTILDSVSDAGHHIVLADKMEGNLAADIVYQTRIQEERFPSQEEANKYRGGFRISQSIYNAHCKPSSVLMHPLPRDSRSDANELDNDLNANDNLAIFRQVQNGVLIRMALFALTLGVENQVEKYETTVPWFSRKRED, translated from the coding sequence ATGCTACGCTTCTTAGGTGAAAACATTCTGTCTGTAAATCAACTTGATAGAGAAAGTATCGAGCATATATTTGCAGTGGCTAAACGGATGGAACCTTATGCCAAAAAACAAAAACGCACAAAAGTGCTCGAAGGGGCGATTCTTGCGAATCTATTTTTTGAGCCTAGCACCCGTACACGGGTCAGCTTTGGCACCGCCTTTAACTTGCTAGGCGGATTAGTGCGCGAGACAACAGGCATGCAAAGCTCCGCTTTGGCCAAAGGGGAATCCCTCTACGATACCGCACGCGTCATTTCTGCTTATGCCGATGCTGTCGCCATGCGCCACCCCGATGCCGGCTCCGTGGCCGAGTTTGCCACCGGCTGTAGCGTCCCTGTACTTAATGGCGGTGATGGCCCCAACGAGCATCCCACTCAAGCACTACTCGACTTGTTAACCATCGACCGCGAGTTAAACCGTTTTGGCCAAAAAATTGATGGCATGCATATCGCTCTAGTCGGCGACCTAAAATATGGTCGTACCGTGCATTCGTTATCCAAGTTGCTATGTCATTATAAAGACGTGCGCTTTACCATGGTTGCCCCGGATGGCTTGCAAATGCCACAAACCATTCTAGACAGCGTCAGCGATGCCGGCCACCACATTGTCCTCGCCGATAAAATGGAAGGTAATCTGGCCGCTGATATCGTCTACCAAACTCGCATTCAAGAAGAGCGCTTTCCAAGCCAAGAAGAAGCCAATAAATACCGTGGTGGTTTTCGTATTTCCCAGTCCATCTACAACGCCCATTGCAAGCCCAGTTCAGTGCTGATGCACCCGTTGCCACGTGATAGTCGCAGCGATGCCAATGAATTAGATAATGATTTAAATGCCAATGATAATTTAGCGATTTTCCGCCAAGTTCAAAATGGTGTGTTAATTCGTATGGCGTTATTTGCATTAACCCTTGGGGTCGAGAACCAAGTAGAAAAGTATGAAACCACAGTACCGTGGTTCAGCCGTAAACGTGAAGACTAA
- the hemL gene encoding glutamate-1-semialdehyde 2,1-aminomutase produces the protein MSKSQDLYSRAQASIPGGVNSPVRAFNGVGGTPLFITHAEGAYTYDADGKKYIDYVGSWGPMILGHNHPEIKQAVHQAVERGLSYGAPTEAEIDMAEKVKELVPSIDSVRMVNSGTEATMSAIRLARGYTGRDKILKFEGCYHGHADSLLVKAGSGALTMGVPNSPGIPEDFAKHTLTVSFNNLDEVKAIFAEYPQDIACIIIEPVAGNMNCIPPQPGFLEGLREICDEHGSVLIFDEVMTGFRVALGGAQAYYNITPDLTCLGKVIGGGMPVGAFGGKQAIMDYIAPVGPVYQAGTLSGNPIAMAAGLKALQLLSEPGLHEQLEAKSKALCSGFQAAADKAGIALTTNYAGGMFGFFFTDAEQVSSYQQATECDLERFKRFFHLMLEEGVYLAPSAFEAGFVCAAHGDEQIAATIAAAERAFAKL, from the coding sequence ATGAGCAAAAGCCAAGACTTATATTCCCGCGCCCAAGCCTCTATTCCCGGTGGCGTTAACTCTCCCGTACGTGCTTTCAATGGTGTAGGTGGTACGCCATTGTTTATCACTCATGCCGAAGGTGCATACACCTATGATGCCGATGGCAAAAAATACATCGACTACGTGGGCTCTTGGGGACCGATGATTTTAGGCCACAACCACCCTGAAATTAAGCAAGCAGTACATCAAGCGGTAGAGCGCGGCTTGAGCTATGGCGCACCTACCGAAGCCGAAATTGATATGGCTGAGAAGGTAAAAGAATTAGTACCTTCCATTGATTCGGTGCGCATGGTTAACTCTGGTACAGAAGCCACCATGAGCGCGATTCGTTTGGCGCGTGGTTACACCGGTCGCGATAAGATTCTAAAGTTTGAAGGCTGCTATCACGGCCACGCTGACTCTTTGCTGGTTAAAGCAGGCTCTGGGGCATTAACCATGGGAGTGCCAAACTCACCAGGGATCCCAGAAGATTTTGCCAAACACACCCTCACTGTGTCGTTCAATAACCTTGACGAAGTGAAGGCTATTTTTGCCGAGTATCCACAAGACATCGCCTGTATTATTATCGAGCCGGTGGCTGGCAATATGAATTGCATTCCACCACAACCTGGCTTTCTAGAGGGCCTGCGTGAAATTTGCGATGAACACGGCAGTGTGCTGATCTTCGATGAAGTAATGACCGGCTTTCGCGTTGCACTAGGCGGTGCTCAAGCTTATTACAATATTACCCCTGACCTGACCTGTTTAGGTAAAGTGATCGGCGGCGGCATGCCGGTGGGCGCTTTTGGCGGTAAACAAGCAATTATGGACTATATCGCGCCAGTTGGGCCTGTTTATCAAGCCGGTACTCTCTCTGGGAACCCCATCGCCATGGCTGCTGGCTTAAAAGCCTTGCAGCTGCTCAGCGAGCCAGGTTTACATGAGCAGCTGGAAGCGAAGAGTAAGGCGCTGTGTAGCGGTTTCCAAGCGGCCGCTGACAAAGCAGGGATCGCCCTAACAACTAACTATGCAGGCGGTATGTTTGGCTTTTTCTTTACCGACGCCGAGCAGGTAAGCAGCTACCAGCAAGCTACCGAATGTGACCTTGAGCGTTTTAAGCGCTTTTTCCACCTAATGCTAGAAGAGGGGGTGTACCTCGCTCCATCAGCGTTTGAGGCTGGGTTTGTATGCGCCGCTCATGGCGATGAGCAAATAGCAGCAACGATTGCCGCCGCTGAGCGTGCATTTGCAAAGCTATAA
- the mrcB gene encoding penicillin-binding protein 1B, translated as MKRLFSIAWKLALVTFISVALYMIYLDAKVTRQFEGNKWQLPAQVYARAMNFYPGQYLSLEEVEWELQRLNYTQVTKLAHTGQYEQSRTRLRIYRRAFEFADGAEQAHIIELRFKGDRLASVQNNIGQRLERARLEPVQIARIGNDKTQDREFLPLDKFPSLLKETLLVVEDQDFYQHHGVSLWSIMRALYANIRAGRTVQGGSTLTQQLAKNFYLSRERTLVRKINEALIALILDYRYSKDAILEAYLNEVYLGQSYTKGVHGMGLASEFYFSKPVDELEFDQIALLVALVKGPSYYNPRRYEERAMERRDLVLRLMAENGLLTTNEYRRALKRPLDIVAMRRDINKTYPGYLELVNRELKELLPNKATLDAGVRVFTYLDLQKQEAMEASIEKSLPYLERRPKTQQLEAAMLSVNREVGGVSALVAGRDVRYSGFNRVLDTKRNIGSLVKPAVYLTALQLPQYNLGTLLDDRPLEVTDEQGEVWQPDNFDHQHRGMLPLYRAFSQSINIPAVNLGLDVGVDKVANTLQGLGVQSRINQYPSLLLGALELSSFEVAQMYTTLANDGAYGQLSSISALTDNSGRVLYRHQFSPQQRFAKDAMYMTKYGMKRVTKDGTGKRLNKHFPTIQLAGKTGTSNNLRDSWYAGFDQSTVTVAWVGRDDNQSTGLTGSVGALELYIRYLRQLNPQSIADTRPKGIRWAFVNEATGEQAPPGCGKVIQLPVREREFNPRPPCRQ; from the coding sequence ATGAAGCGGTTATTTTCCATTGCCTGGAAGCTGGCTTTAGTCACATTCATTAGTGTGGCTTTGTACATGATTTATCTCGATGCCAAGGTAACCAGGCAGTTTGAGGGCAATAAGTGGCAGTTACCTGCGCAGGTGTACGCGCGGGCAATGAACTTTTATCCTGGGCAATACCTATCTCTTGAGGAAGTAGAGTGGGAGCTGCAACGCCTAAACTACACGCAAGTGACTAAGCTTGCTCATACTGGGCAATACGAACAAAGTCGAACTCGATTACGCATTTATCGCCGTGCTTTTGAGTTTGCCGATGGCGCAGAGCAAGCTCATATTATTGAGCTGCGTTTTAAAGGTGACCGCTTAGCCAGCGTACAAAACAATATAGGCCAGCGCTTAGAGCGTGCGCGACTGGAGCCGGTGCAAATTGCCCGTATCGGCAATGACAAAACCCAAGACCGAGAATTTTTGCCCCTAGATAAGTTCCCATCATTATTAAAAGAGACCTTGCTGGTGGTGGAGGATCAAGACTTTTATCAGCATCACGGCGTCTCGCTTTGGTCAATTATGCGCGCTTTGTATGCCAATATTCGAGCTGGGCGCACGGTACAAGGCGGCAGTACGTTAACACAGCAGCTTGCGAAGAACTTTTACTTATCGCGAGAGCGCACTTTAGTGCGCAAGATCAACGAGGCGTTAATCGCGCTGATCTTGGATTACCGCTATTCCAAAGATGCCATACTCGAGGCCTACCTTAATGAGGTTTACCTAGGTCAGTCATATACTAAAGGCGTGCATGGTATGGGGTTGGCATCGGAGTTTTACTTTTCCAAGCCCGTTGATGAGCTGGAGTTTGACCAAATTGCGCTACTGGTCGCCTTGGTGAAGGGGCCGTCGTACTATAATCCGCGACGCTATGAAGAGCGCGCCATGGAGCGACGCGACTTAGTGCTGCGGTTAATGGCCGAAAATGGTTTGCTAACAACCAACGAATATCGTCGGGCCCTAAAACGGCCTCTGGATATCGTCGCGATGCGTCGTGATATCAATAAAACCTACCCAGGCTATTTAGAGCTGGTTAATCGTGAGCTCAAAGAGTTACTTCCCAATAAAGCCACATTGGATGCTGGAGTGCGGGTATTTACGTACCTTGATTTACAAAAGCAAGAAGCGATGGAAGCGTCAATTGAAAAGTCGCTCCCCTATTTAGAGCGACGTCCGAAAACACAGCAGCTGGAAGCGGCGATGCTGTCAGTCAATCGTGAAGTAGGGGGCGTATCTGCCTTGGTTGCTGGACGCGATGTCCGTTATTCCGGTTTTAACCGGGTACTGGATACTAAGCGCAATATCGGCTCTTTGGTGAAACCTGCGGTGTATTTAACAGCCTTGCAGTTACCACAATATAACTTAGGGACTTTGTTGGATGACAGACCACTGGAGGTGACTGACGAGCAGGGTGAGGTTTGGCAACCTGACAACTTCGATCATCAACACCGAGGGATGTTGCCTTTATACCGTGCCTTTAGCCAAAGTATTAATATTCCAGCGGTCAATTTGGGGCTAGACGTGGGTGTGGACAAGGTTGCCAATACTTTACAGGGGTTGGGTGTGCAGTCGCGTATCAATCAATATCCATCGCTGCTGTTGGGTGCATTGGAGCTATCGAGCTTTGAAGTGGCGCAAATGTACACCACATTGGCGAATGATGGCGCTTATGGCCAGCTAAGCAGTATTTCGGCATTGACTGATAACAGTGGCCGGGTGCTGTATCGCCATCAGTTTTCCCCGCAGCAACGTTTTGCTAAAGATGCGATGTACATGACCAAATATGGTATGAAACGGGTGACTAAAGATGGCACGGGTAAGCGTTTAAATAAACACTTCCCAACGATTCAATTGGCTGGCAAAACAGGCACCAGTAACAACTTACGTGATAGCTGGTACGCTGGGTTTGACCAAAGTACCGTCACTGTGGCTTGGGTGGGCCGAGATGACAACCAAAGTACCGGATTAACCGGTTCGGTGGGAGCATTGGAACTCTATATTCGTTATCTGCGTCAGCTCAACCCTCAATCTATCGCCGATACTCGCCCCAAAGGTATTCGTTGGGCTTTCGTTAACGAGGCCACCGGTGAGCAAGCGCCTCCTGGTTGTGGCAAGGTTATCCAGCTACCAGTGCGCGAGCGCGAGTTTAATCCACGCCCTCCGTGTCGGCAGTAA